One genomic window of Saccopteryx bilineata isolate mSacBil1 chromosome 4, mSacBil1_pri_phased_curated, whole genome shotgun sequence includes the following:
- the NTN3 gene encoding netrin-3, translating to MPSWSWGLLLTAGTILAALSPGPLVPADPCHDEGGAPRRCVPGLVNAALGREVLASSTCGWPPTQACDFSDPRRAHPAAFLTLAGGTTNPACWRSDWLTKAPLNVTLTVPLGKTFELVFVSLRFCSTPPTSVALLKSQDHGRSWVPLGFFSSCCGLDYGRMPAPASGPAGPGPEALCFLEPQTQPDGGGLLAFSVQDSSPPGLDLDSSPVLQDWVTATDIQIVLTRPAMLGDTRNSEAMAPYSYSATELQVGGRCKCNGHASRCLLDTQGHLICDCRHGTEGPDCGRCKPFYCDRPWQRATAQEAHACLACSCNGHARRCRFNMELYRLSGRRSGGVCLNCRHNTAGRHCHYCREGFYRDPGRAPSDRRACRACDCHPVGAAGKTCNQTTGQCPCKDGVTGLTCNRCAPGFQQSRSPVAPCVKTPVPGPTEESSPVEPQDCNLHCKSTRGSYRISLKKFCRKDYAVQVAVGAHGEARGLWTRFPVAVLAVFRSGEERARRGSSALWVPARDAACGCPRLLPGRRYLLLGGGPGTVVADPGGRGSGLSAARGSLVLPWRDAWTRRLRRLQRRERRGRCGVA from the exons ATGCCCAGCTGGTCCTGGGGGCTGCTGCTGACCGCGGGCACGATCTTGGCTGCGCTGAGCCCGGGGCCGCTCGTTCCCGCGGACCCCTGCCATGACGAGGGGGGCGCGCCCCGACGCTGCGTGCCTGGCCTGGTGAATGCCGCCTTGGGCCGTGAGGTGCTGGCGTCCAGCACGTGCGGGTGGCCACCCACGCAAGCCTGCGACTTCTCCGACCCGCGGCGGGCACACCCCGCGGCCTTCCTGACCTTGGCAGGGGGCACCACAAACCCTGCGTGCTGGCGCTCCGACTGGCTGACGAAGGCACCCCTCAACGTGACCCTCACAGTACCCCTGGGCAAAACTTTTGAGCTGGTGTTTGTTAGCTTGCGCTTCTGCTCCACACCCCCCACTTCAGTGGCCCTGCTCAAGTCCCAGGACCATGGCCGCAGCTGGGTCCCACTGggcttcttctcctcctgctgtGGTCTGGACTATGGGCGCATGCCTGCCCCTGCCAGTGGCCCAGCTGGCCCCGGGCCTGAAGCTCTGTGCTTCCTTGAGCCCCAGACCCAGCCTGATGGTGGTGGCCTTCTGGCCTTCAGTGTGCAGGACAGTAGCCCACCAGGCTTGGATCTGGACAGCAGCCCAGTGCTTCAAGACTGGGTGACCGCCACGGACATTCAAATAGTGCTCACAAGGCCTGCCATGCTGGGGGACACCAGGAACTCTGAGGCCATGGCCCCTTACTCTTACTCAGCCACTGAGCTCCAGGTGGGCGGGCGCTGCAAGTGCAATGGGCATGCCTCAAGGTGCTTGCTGGACACCCAGGGCCACCTGATCTGCGACTGCCGGCATGGCACCGAGGGCCCTGACTGTGGCCGCTGCAAGCCCTTCTACTGCGACAGGCCGTGGCAGCGGGCCACAGCCCAGGAAGCCCACGCCTGCCTTG CTTGCTCCTGCAATGGCCATGCCCGCCGCTGCCGCTTCAACATGGAGCTGTACCGACTGTCCGGCCGCCGCAGTGGTGGTGTCTGCCTCAACTGCCGGCACAATACTGCTGGCCGCCACTGCCACTACTGCCGAGAGGGCTTCTATCGCGACCCAGGCCGTGCACCAAGTGACCGTCGCGCTTGCAGGG CCTGTGACTGTCACCCTGTTGGTGCTGCTGGCAAAACCTGCAACCAGACCACAGGACAGTGTCCCTGCAAGGATGGTGTCACTGGCCTCACCTGTAATCGCTGCGCCCCTGGCTTCCAGCAGAGTCGCTCACCAGTGGCACCCTGTGTTA AGACTCCTGTCCCTGGACCCACTGAGGAGAGTAGCCCAGTGGAGCCCCAGG ACTGCAACTTGCACTGCAAATCCACCCGTGGCAGCTACCGCATCAGCCTGAAAAAGTTCTGCAGGAAAGATTATG CTGTGCAGGTGGCTGTGGGTGCCCACGGCGAGGCACGTGGATTGTGGACGCGCTTCCCAGTGGCGGTGCTCGCAGTGTTCCGGAGCGGCGAGGAGCGCGCACGGCGCGGGAGCAGCGCACTGTGGGTGCCGGCACGGGATGCTGCCTGTGGCTGCCCACGCTTATTACCTGGGCGCCGCTACTTGCTGCTGGGGGGCGGGCCAGGGACAGTAGTCGCGGATCCAGGAGGCCGAGGTTCCGGGCTCAGCGCCGCCCGCGGGAGCCTCGTGCTGCCCTGGCGCGATGCGTGGACGCGCCGCCTTCGGAGGCTGCAGCGGCGCGAGCGGCGGGGGCGCTGCGGGGTGGCCTGA